The Chitinophaga pinensis DSM 2588 region AAGTGGACCTGGGTTCCAATACCAATGGTTTCCAGTTACAGGCCCGTTTGAAAATACACCTGCCTGGTCTGGATACAGAAACAGCGCAGTTACTGGTAGATGCCGCCCATAAGACTTGTCCATATTCCAAGATGTCCAGGGGCAATATTGATGTGAACATCAGCCTGGTCTAAATCGTGGGTTAGAGTGGAGTGCCTGTGATCAACCGGCATATCCCCTGGTGCTGTGAACCGACGACTCCTGCCTTTTGGCAGGAGTCTTTTCTTTTTACATTATCGGGTCATTATGACCATATTTTTCCGTCATTTCTTCGTTGTTTCTTCGTTCAAAAGCGGCTAAGAATGGTGCTAATACTGGAAAAATAACGGCATAATGACGGTGTAATACGGATATATAAAGGGTTTCAGCCCGGTGCTTATTGCTGGTGATTGAGTCCGTATTCCTCTATCTTACGATAAAGAGTGGCCAGGCCGATATTCAGCAGACGGGCAGCCTCCGTTTTATTGTTTTTAGTATGGTATAAGACCCTGATAATGTGTAGTTTTTCGACACTGGCTAAATCGAAAGCGGAGAGTGGTGTACTGGCTTTATCGGCTATCTGGAGGTCCAGAGGCAGGTGTTCGACTGCCAGATCGTCTCCACCGGCCATAATAACGGCCCTTTCCAGCACATTTTTGAGTTCGCGGATATTCCCTTTCCATTCATGCAACTGGAGCTTTTCGATAAAAGCAGGGGTGACTTTCTGCTTCCGCTGATTGATTTTAGCAGAGAAAATCCCAACAAAGTACTCTGCCAACTGGGGGATATCCTTTTTACGTTCCCGGAGTGGAGGAAGGGTGATAGCGAATACGTTCAGACGGTAGTACAGATCTTCGCGGAAATGGCCCTTTTGAGACTCTTCCTTGAGGTCGCGGTTGGTTGCCGCAATTATCCTCACATTTACTTTAGTGGGCTTTGTATCGCCTACTTTGATGAATTCGCCGGTTTCCAGTACCCGGAGTAATTTACTCTGGAGGTCCAGGGGCATTTCTCCGATTTCGTCCAGGAAGATAGTACCGGTATTAGCCTCTTCGATCAAGCCTTTTTTATCACGGTTGGCATTGGTAAAAGCGCCTGCTTTATAGCCAAACAGTTCGCTTTCCAGTAATTCACGACTGAACGCACTGCAGTTCAGGGCGACGAACGGCTTACCGTTACGTTTACTGTTATTATGAATGGCCTGTGCAAACACTTCCTTGCCGGTACCCGTTTCACCCAGGAGTAACACGGTGGTATCAGCCGGGGCTACCTTACTGGCTTGCTCTATGGCATCCCGGATAGGGCGGGAGGTACCCAGGATGGTGTCAAAGCTGTATTTTTTGCCGACCTGGCTTTCCAGTTTTTCGATACGTTTCTGCAGCTGTACTTTTTCCAAAGCTCTGTTAAGCAATGGAATAATACGGTTGTTGTCATCTCCTTTGGTGAGGTAGTCGAAGGCGCCGTTTTTGATAGCCTGAACGCCATCGGGTATATTACCGTATGCAGTAAGCAGTATGATTTCTATAGATGGATTTTTCTCCTTGATCGTTCTGGCATAGTCTACGCCGCTACCATCCGGTAGTTTTACGTCACAGAGTACAACGTCTATTTCTTCTTTTTCGATTATTTTCTGGGCACTTTTGATATTACCGGCTTCGAGTACGTTAAAACCTTCCAGTGCGATAATCCTTTTGGTCAGACTGCGCAGTTTCTCTTCATCATCTATTATAAGGACAGTTCCGGGCATAAAATTATTTGGTTGCAAATTACATATTCTTTGGCATCTTAATCAGGGTAACTGTTGGCTTTGGTAAGCAGGCTGGGATATATGCGGATAAATGCTGATCTTGTTTCCGAATCCCTATCATTATGAGAATTATACTACTTACGCTTATATTATTTTTACCTGCATGTTATAATATAAAGGAAGAGCAGCTGATTGTTCCCGCTCATTCAAGAAAGATAGTTGCCCGGCTGATGGATAGTCTGAGCATGGTGACATTATATATACCTGATCGGTTTGACACGTCATTTACCTGGATACATCGGTCTGACAATTCGCCTTCTGACCTTACGAAATGTCGTTTCCAGTTAAAAATGAATAGGATTTTTGAGGAAAATGGTTTTTTCCCTTTTGGAATGCCGGAGGACTCCGTAGATCAATTGACAATCGTGTATCCTGCACATCTGAACGATATAAAAGATGGAGACACTGCCTGGATACGTCGAGGCAACGAATACTTCCGGATGAAGTCAGCTGCAGAAGGAAAGATGGGGGGGAATATACTGGTTGATACATCCTTTATCGTACACGACAGGTTGTATTCGGTAACAGGTAGCCGCTTCTATGTTCCTGTTATTAAACGTCCTTTTTATGAATTAAATGCGGTGACGGCAGTGAGAGGGTTGGAGATTAGATTTGAATTCAAAATGATTCAACATACAGCGGATTCGTTATCCCGAAATTTCGTTCCAAACGCAATCGATATTATCAAAACTATCCGTTTTTCGACACACATTTAGCAACCAAAAGTCAACCAGGTTGCGCACGCCTAGCGGCATACGTTTGCGCCAATCTCTGCTACAAAGGAATTAAACATTACTGTCATGGTCATTTTTTATCATGATAGTATTTTATTTTATTTGAGAATAAAAGATAAATTATTCAATTTGGATTTTTAGAATCTTTTAACATATATTTGAATTGTTTATAGAGAAAGAATGTCCCATGTTGTGATAAAGTTGTATGTAGACCCATTGGAAATCTTCTTTCTTTTCATAACCGCTCCCATTCATAGCCGTAGCCTTCCCAAAGAGTTTCTTTTACCAGGAATATCCTGTTAGAATCCTTATTTTATTCTCATAACCCGTCCCACTTCAGAGTACAACCTATATGAATAGTGCATTGCGATAGATCGTGCGGTGTTGTCATGCTACGTTGCAAACAATCAAACGTCATAATATAATCCTATATCCATCTGCATGGTAGAATTTTACTGTCGTGGCCTTCTCAGGAGGCTGAAAATCTGGTGTCTGCTAATAACAGCAATCATCTTCACGCGCACTGGTGCGAGGGCAGAGGGTAGTAAAGAATTGAATCAGAGTGGTGGTTATCGTGCTTACCTGAACTCGGCTTCTGCTACAAGCGTGAATAATCTGTTTCCAACCATGGGAACGATGAAGGTGTATGTGAACGTAGGCGAGCGTATTTTCGTCGGATCCAGTGCACAGGGTATTGGTAGTGGCACCATCAACCTGCGTGCTCCTAACGGTGTAACGTACACGACAGGTACGAGCACCACGACAGGACGTATCAGTAACCGTACGCAGGAGGTGAATGGTCCGAATGTATTGACGTTGACGACAGGATATACCCCAGGAATTTTTACGGTAGGCGCCGGACAGGCGGGTGTTTGGGAGATTGATTTCGTACCTCCGAATGCAGCGGCAGCGAATAACCCGACAGCAATTGTCTCTACCGGCAACTGGACACAGCCTACCGGTACTTCCATGATCGCCGCATTTGACGTAAGTGTGAGAAATGCTGCGAATACGGCGTTTGTTCCGGGGCGTCTTTATACAAATATTTTCACTGCCAACCTTGGCGCTGCCAATGCTACTTTTAATGCGATTTTAAGAGTACTGACGAATGATGGTTACATTTATACCGTTAACAACAATGGTCAGGCCGGTTTCGGTTTTTCCTTCGTCGCTAATAACAAAGGCTTCCGTACAACTACTGGTGATCCTTCTTATAAAAGCGTAGACGATCTGACCAACCTGCGTCTGAAAGATCCCCGTACTGCTGATACGGAAACGGATATTACGCACAAGATCTTTTTCAATACACCTGCTGTAGATCTGCCCGCAAGCGCACCCAGCGTCTCGGGCACAACGTGGCTCTTAACCACACCTCCGGTCATCTCTGCCTCTATCCTGACATTTACCGGGGTAGAGGGGACCCCGGGGGTAGCGGGAACGAGTCCCGCAGGGGGAAATATTACTTTCACCGCTACATATGCTGCAAACTACGCCGTTGATATTGACATCAACGGCAATGGTGTTTATACGGATGCAGTAGACCGCCGTCTTACAGGAAGTGCGGTAGTGGGAACTAATAGTGCTTACTGGGATGGTAATAACGGGCAGGGCGTAAAAGTATTATCTGGCACAAATACCTATAATAGCCGTGTTGTTCTGTTTGCAGGCGAGGTCCATTTTCCGTTTATAGATGTGGAGAATAACCCGACGGGTATTATTATCACACGTACAAACGGATCAGGTTCACCCAGTGATATCGTCTACTGGGATGATTCCCAGCTGACTGTCAATGGTACTCCCTCAAATCCTATCAGTACTGCCACTACAGGTATATCCAGTACAACCAATGGGCACAAGTTTGGTTCCACTGCTTATAGTGGTACTGACTTCGGTAATGAAAATGGTATCGATACCTGGTCTTATCTGACAAGTACACCGACAGCCACACCGTTGATTATTACACTACGCGAAGCGGACCTCGAGGTGGTCAGTATTACTAAATCTAATGCTACTCCTTGTCAGGGAGCAACGGTGACCTATACGACGGCTGTCAGGAACAATGGGCCAAATAATGTAGTGGGGGCCATATATGAGTTCAATTTTCCCGCGAATCTGACTAATGTAACGGTAACGCCAACACTGACAAGTGGCGTTGCTGTGGTAACTGGTGGTACTACTACTGCAACACAATATACTGCTACATTATCCATGAACAATGCAGCAGTTGTTACCTTTACGATCACTGGTACAATCTCTTCTTTTCCTACAGGTGGTACACTCAGTGTAACATCTGCTATCATGCGTCCTCAGGACGTTACGGACCCGGATGCAACGAATCCTGACGCCGCAGTTCCTACTGATCCACAGTCGGAATGTGATGCCCTGCCCTCTGGTGTAGGATGTAACAACATCAAAACAGATGCGACTACGGTGTCACAGACGCCGACTGCTTCAGTAGCTGGTCCTGCGCAGACATTGTGTGCCGCTACCTCTGCTACACTGGCAGCGAATACGCCTACTGTGGGAACAGGTATATGGTCGCAGGTCAGCGGACCCGGAACAGCTGTGATCACTAATACCAGTTCGCCGACATCTACGGTGACAGGTCTGGTAACCGGTACATATGTTTTCCGTTGGACCATTTCTAATGGTAGTTGTACGCCAAGTACCAGTGACGTGTCTATTACGGTCCAGGCAGCTTTAGCGGGCAATACGATTACTGCGCCTGCTACGACTACTTTCTGTGGATCGGGGGACCCGGCAATTATTACCGGTTCTACCCCAACAGGCGGCAATAGTTCGTATACCTATCAGTGGCAGCAATCCACAGATAATACAACTTATACAAATATCAGCGGCGCCACCGCGCAGTCGTATGACCCGCCTGTACAGAGCACGACCACTTATTTCCGCAGACTGATCACGTCCGGTGCATGTACAACAGCTAGTGCAAGTAATGTGGTGACCGTCACTATTCAGTCAGCTATTACTAATAATACAATTACTGCGCCTGCGACAACCACATTCTGTTCCACCGGTGATGCCGCTATTATTACAGGCGCAACGCCGGCCGGTGGTAGTGGTACGTTTACCTATCAATGGCAGAGCAGTACAGATAATACCACATTTACTAATATAGCGGGAGCTACTGCATTGTCTTATGATCCGCCGGCAACAAGTGCGACTACGTACTATCGTCGTCAGGTAACATCAGGCGCTTGTTCCAGTGCGAGCACAAGTAATGTGGTGACCATCACAATACAGGCTGCGCTCACAGCCGGCGCTATTGCCGCCAGTCAGGAGTTCTGTGTATCCGGTGATCCGGTAGCATTCACACAGACAACAGCGCCTACTGGTGGTAGTGGTACTTATACCTATCAGTGGCAAAGTTCCGTTACAAGTGCAAGTACAGGGTTTACAGATATCAGTGGGGCTACCGCCGTAGTCTATGATGCCGCCGCTATCAATCAGACAACTTATTACAGAAGAATCACCCGTTCCGGTGTTTGTTCGGATGTGATCAGCAATGTATTGACAGTAACGGTAAACGCTGCGTTGACACCAGGTGTGATTGCAGGTAATCAGACCTTCTGTACCAGTGGAGATCCGGCTGCATTTACACAGACAACAGCGCCAGCTGGTGGTAACGGAACATTTAGCTATCAGTGGCAAAGTTCTGTAACCAGTACGACGGCAGGTTTCTCTGATATTGCAGGAGCTACTGCTAATATATATGATGCGCCTTCTTTGTCGCAGACCACTTATTTCCGCAGGATTACCCGTTCAGGTACCTGCGCAGATGTTACTTCCAATGTGCTGACTGTAACAGTGAATCCTTCTCTGTCTAATAATACTATAGCTGCATCCCAGACCATCTGTAGCGGCTCAACACCGGCGGCATTAACGGGCAGTACACCAGCAGGTGGGAATGGTACTTATACTTATCTTTGGGAAGTGAGTGTTAGCGGTGGTGCATTTACTACTGCACCAGGCACAAGCAACCTGCAGAATTATACACCATCGGCACCATTGACACAGACTACCCAGTACAGAAGAACAGTTACTTCTGATGGTTGTGCTACCAGTCTGAGTAATGTGATACAGGTAACTGTGAATGGCAGCACGACTGTTTCAAATGCCGGACCTGATCAGGGACCGTTAAACGCGACAACAGTAACGCTGGCAGCCAATGCGCCTGCTACCGGTACTGGTACCTGGACACAGGTATCTGGTCCTAATACGGCGAATATTGTCAATCCTTCGGCAAATAATACAAGTGTTACCGGACTGGTTGCTGGTACTTATACTTTCCGCTGGACAATCACCAACCCTCCATGTACCCCAAGTACAGATGATGTACTGATCATCATCAATACAGCTCCGGTTGCTGGTAATGATGTCGTCACCACGCCGGAAGATGTTGCGGTAAACATCAATGTACTCAGCAATGATAGTGATGTGGATGGTACATTGAACACCGGTAGCGTAGCCATTGTTAATCAACCTACACATGGTACTGTAAGCGTAGCGGCGAATGGCGTAGTGACCTATACGCCAAATGCTAATTATAATGGTACTGATGTATTTACTTATACCGTAAGAGATAACCTGGGTACTATTTCCAATACAGCTACTGTTTCTATTAATATTACGCCGGTGAATGATCCTCCGGTAGCGGTGGACGATGATATCAACCTGACGGAAGATATAACCGTTACTATTCCTGCGCCTGGTGTGCTGGGTAATGACTATGATCCGGATGGCGATCAGCTGACAGCAGTGATCGTAACACCGGTGACAGTTGGTACCCTTGTTTTAAATGGTAACGGTTCGCTGACGTATACACCACCGGCTAATTTTAACGGCATTGCTACTTTCACATATCGTGTGTGTGATGGTTCCGGCGCCTGTGATACTGCTACGGTACGACTGGAAGTAGGTAATGAAAACGATGCGCCGGTAGCAGTCAACGATAGCTATACTGTAGATGAAGATACTCCACTGGACGTAGCTGCTGCAGGTGTCTTATCCAATGATACAGACGCTGATAATGATGCCTTGAGCGCGACCCTGGTGACTCCTCCTGCGAGTGGTACCCTGACACTGAACTCAAATGGTTCTTTCCGTTATGTACCGGCACCTAACTTTAATGGTGTTGTTTCATTCGTATATTCCGCCTGTGATGCAAGCGGTGCATGTAGCAATGCTACTGTAACAATTGCAGTAAATAGTGTAAACGATGCACCTGTCGCCAATGATGATGCATACGTTACTGATGAAGACAAGGTGCTGGATGTGGTAGTGCCTGGTGTATTAAGTAATGATGTTGATGTTGATGGTAATACATTGACAGTAAGTCTGGTGACTACTCCTGCAAGCGGCACTGTAACACTCAATCCGAATGGACGTCTTATTTATACACCGGCACAGGACTTCAACGGTGTGGTGAGCTTTATTTACCGCGCCTGTGATAATGGTACACCTCAGTTATGCGATACCGCGTTGGTAACAATTACAGTAAGACCGGTGAATGATACGCCGGTTGTCGCCAATGACACCTATACCCTGAATGAAGATACACCGCTTAATATAGCAGCGCCTGGTCTGCTGGCGAATGATACGGATGTAGACGGCAATACGCTGACTGCATCTATTGTGACAAATCCGGCTCATGGTACTGTGACCGTGAATGCAGATGGTAGCTTTATGTATATGCCGGCGGCAGACTACAATGGTACAGATGTATTTACTTATAAAGCCTGCGATGGAAGTGGCGCTTGTGCTACCGGTACGGTAACATTGACTATTACAGCCGTAAATGACGCACCAGGTGCAGGAGATGTGAGCTTCTCTGCAAGAGAAGATATTCCGTTGACTATTAATTCTCCGGGATTATTGGGTGCGAGCACTGACAAGGAGGGAGGTACCCTGACAGCAGCTATTGTTACACAACCCGCGAATGGTACTATTACTGTAAATCCGAATGGTAGTTTCACCTATATACCAAATCCGAATTTCAATGGAACAGACGTCTTTACATTCAGTGTATGTGATAATGGTACACCACAGCTGTGTGATACGGCCACCGCAACCATTTCTGTAGCTGCAGAGAATGATGCGCCTGTTGCGGGTGATGATACTTATAATGCGACAGAAGATACGCCATTGACAGTGGCAGCGCCGGGTGTATTGTCCAACGACACAGATCCGGATGGCGATCCGCTGACAGTAGCTGTACTGGCCGGACCTGCAAATGGTACCCTGACATTGAATCCGAATGGTAACTTCACCTATACGCCAAGAAGCAATTATAATGGTACTGATACTTATACCTATCGGGTATGTGATGGCAATGGCGGATGCGATACAGGAGCCGTCACCATTAACATCGCGGCCGTAAACGATGCACCGGTTATCGGACAGATCGGTTACACGGTGACAGAAGATGTACCATTGACTGTAAATGCACCGGGTGTATTGTTTAACGATACAGATCCGGATGGCGATCCATTAACAGCCGTCTTACAGACGCCGCCTGCTCATGGTACGCTGACACTGAATCCGAATGGTAGCTTTACTTATGCACCGGCAGCTAACTTTAATGGTATAGACAGCTTCCTGTACAGGGCATGTGATCCTTCCAATGCTTGTGCTACCGGCGTAGTAATACTGACAGTACAGCCGGTAAATGACAGACCGGTAGCGGTTGACGACAATTATACCACCAGTGAGGAAACTACACTGACCATTGCTGCGCCAGGCGTATTGGCGAACGATACAGATGTTGATGGCGATGTATTGACATCAAGTATACTGGGTAATCCGGTTCATGGTTCCGTAACGCTGAACAGCAACGGCGCCTTCGTATATATACCGAATCCAGACTTCAACGGCGTAGACAGCTTTACCTACAGAGCCTGTGATGGTAGTGGCGTTTGTGATACGGGAATGGTGTCTATTACAGTGACGCCGGTGAATGATACACCACTTGTAGTGAACGATGTATATACTATCAGTGAGGATAATGTACTGACGGTGGCGCCAACAGGCGTACTATTTAATGATCGTGATAAAGAGGGAGATGCGTTGGCGGCAAGTCTGCTCGCGCCACCATCCAGCGGTACAGTTGTACTAAATGCCAATGGAGGATTTGTTTACACACCTGCGCCAAACTTCAATGGCACCGTTACATTTACTTATCTGGCCTGTGATAACGGCACCCCAAGTCTTTGTGATACGGGTACAGTAACGATCAATGTGACACCGGTCAATGATGCACCCGATGGTGTTGACGATGCGTATACTTTACAGGAA contains the following coding sequences:
- a CDS encoding sigma-54-dependent transcriptional regulator, with amino-acid sequence MPGTVLIIDDEEKLRSLTKRIIALEGFNVLEAGNIKSAQKIIEKEEIDVVLCDVKLPDGSGVDYARTIKEKNPSIEIILLTAYGNIPDGVQAIKNGAFDYLTKGDDNNRIIPLLNRALEKVQLQKRIEKLESQVGKKYSFDTILGTSRPIRDAIEQASKVAPADTTVLLLGETGTGKEVFAQAIHNNSKRNGKPFVALNCSAFSRELLESELFGYKAGAFTNANRDKKGLIEEANTGTIFLDEIGEMPLDLQSKLLRVLETGEFIKVGDTKPTKVNVRIIAATNRDLKEESQKGHFREDLYYRLNVFAITLPPLRERKKDIPQLAEYFVGIFSAKINQRKQKVTPAFIEKLQLHEWKGNIRELKNVLERAVIMAGGDDLAVEHLPLDLQIADKASTPLSAFDLASVEKLHIIRVLYHTKNNKTEAARLLNIGLATLYRKIEEYGLNHQQ